In the Malassezia vespertilionis chromosome 1, complete sequence genome, one interval contains:
- the ERV1 gene encoding thiol oxidase (COG:O; EggNog:ENOG503P2I1; TransMembrane:1 (i20-40o)): protein MSVRQAYRSFKARAYRSPTLYFGAPFILTIALSTMGLAQFTQTRYEYHDKHVKALNKEEVLKLNRDKRQLDIREEYFRMAGKDDGADDWEPKRVARPAGMPEWGGVPLPAPQGKEAVEADTAKHSSSSWFARRREVHAEERPHDAPDTTPMPTNARKPPVELGPDGKPCRACNSRVAFGMALRQAQKPRDACPADIEELGRSTWTFLHSAAAYYPDEPSSVQRASMLALLDALPHVYPCSTCASELELEYARQPSQARADAVQNGATLRYYLCTLHNEVNVRLGKSVWDCNDVQRLQHRWYEAPEGSAC from the coding sequence atgtctGTACGGCAAGCGTACCGCTCGTTcaaagcgcgtgcgtacCGCTCGCCGACCCTGTACTTTGGAGCACCGTTTATTCTCACGATTGCTTTGAGCACGATGGGCCTTGCGCAGTTCACGCAAACCCGGTACGAGTACCATGACAAACACGTCAAGGCGTTGAACAAGGAAGAAGTACTCAAGCTGAATCGCGATAAGCGGCAGCTCGATATCCGTGAAGAATACTTCCGCATGGCGGGCAAGGATGATGGTGCCGATGACTGGGAGCCGAAACGCGTGGCGCGGCCTGCAGGAATGCCGGAATGGGGCGGCGTACCtttgccggcgccgcaaggaAAAGAAGCCGTCGAGGCTGACACTGCAAAACACTCCAGCTCTTCATGGTttgctcggcggcgtgaAGTGCATGCCGAAGAGCGTCCGCATGATGCACCGGATACGACGCCCATGCCGACGAACGCACGCAAACCACCAGTTGAGCTGGGTCCTGACGGAAAGCCGTGCAGGGCCTGCAATTCGCGCGTTGCTTTTGGTATGGCGCTCCGACAAGCACAAAAGCCACGCGATGCATGCCCTGCAGATATTGAAGAGCTTGGGCGGAGTACATGGACATTTTTGCACTCTGCCGCGGCGTACTACCCCGACGAGCCcagcagcgtgcagcgtgcgtcgATGCTAGCGCTTTTGGATGCGCTACCGCATGTATACCCGTGCTCAACATGTGCTTCGGAGCTGGAGCTGGAGTATGCAAGACAGCCTTcgcaggcgcgtgcagaTGCGGTCCAGAATGGCGCTACGCTGCGGTATTATCTCTGCACGCTACACAATGAGGTGAATGTACGGCTCGGCAAGTCGGTGTGGGATTGCAATGATGTacagcgcttgcagcaccGGTGGTACGAGGCGCCGGAGGGAAGTGCATGCTGA
- the DOA4 gene encoding ubiquitinyl hydrolase 1 (COG:O; MEROPS:MER0001884; EggNog:ENOG503NX9E), which yields MLAAAEQGHDARTLSPSHPANLRKQVRLHLDPSFSVKSYIGAAATLLEKAQMADAQGNLEAAFVHYLTTASVASFVPKHAEWPELKKSRDATFLAYQELMNRTPEIVQRSQAIEAELAAREEHDEVDELSARLTALGEGSDAKGTEVGDEVRSSRSGSETPKDASRRDAVQDVAVPAVPSPRKRPPPRPPGEADAPTPSMPVPDGPVLPVDALWAYMYPGFDRTTDKAGGEVLVKRPGLHALLVDVRPRHVYDAGHLRGADSVCIDPALLRNAPVSPFELEEALDRSAPSEAARFKQRAAYDLLVLYDERTRAFGNAGAFTPEQTVLDTLVRALRPDLLHAPVLLRGGYDSWSRAVGDAGIVATPGATPPDLLETVRQSRHNTYHVNVPSKPQRTYQPPRPTSREIPASLLSGGGAPEHAHTGIAQVPQATPAPSSSVYRIPASLSAAGQRPAAPRRFLDARHEVRIGLSGLRNFGNTCYMNATLQCLSATVVLSRYMIEGRYKKAINLHNPLGTRGVLASAFAHLLQTMWSQQHASVSPHVFRQAIGRFAPAFSGGEQQDSQEFLTFLLDGIHEDLNLVQQRPTTELGDAQQEELNRLPPQLASIAEWGMYRRRNDSVVVDAFQGQLRNQLQCLTCGYTSRTYNAFLSLSLPVPHGRGMTQAALQQCLDMFVREEILDKSNAWRCPKCKKPRRATKRLSLARLPPILVVHLKRFMIKGPVTNKISTPVMFPTTGLDLSNYMPPPLPPGTAVQGIPSSESQRPPYLYDLYAVTHHFGCLTSGHYTATIRTQDDWFYCDDSRIARSDLAQLQGESPYVLFFRRRPI from the coding sequence ATGCTGGCAGCGGCGGAGCAGGGGCATGATGCGCGCACGTTGTCGCCGAGCCACCCTGCGAATCTGCGGAAACAGGTGCGTCTGCACCTGGACCCGAGTTTTTCGGTAAAAAGTTATATCGGAGCCGCTGCGACACTGCTGGAAAAGGCGCAGATGGCAGATGCACAGGGCAACTTGGAGGCGGCGTTTGTGCACTACTTGACGACTGCGAGCGTGGCATCTTTTGTGCCGAAGCACGCTGAGTGGCCGGAACTGAAAAAATCGCGTGATGCTACATTTCTTGCGTATCAGGAGCTGATGAATAGGACGCCCGAgatcgtgcagcgctcgcagGCGATCGAGGCGGAACTTGCCGCGCGGGAGGAGCACGACGAGGTCGACGAGCTGAGTGCTCGGCTCACTGCGCTTGGGGAAGGGAGCGACGCAAAAGGAACCGAGGTTGGAGACGAGGTACGCTCCTCGCGGTCCGGAAGCGAGACACCAAAAGACGCTTCTCGCCGCGATGCAGTGCAGGATGTTGCGGTGCCGGCCGTGCCGTCGCCACGCAAGCGACCGCCGCCACGGCCACCGGGCGAAGCGGACGCGCCTACCCCGTCTATGCCGGTCCCGGACGGCCCCGTGCTCCCTGTAGACGCACTGTGGGCTTACATGTACCCTGGCTTTGACCGTACTACTGACAAGGCGGgcggcgaggtgctcgTAAAACGGCCTGGcctccatgcgctgcttgtggaCGTCCGTCCGCGGCACGTGTACGATGCGGGCCATTTGCGTGGCGCCGACTCCGTCTGCATCGACCCTGCGCTTTTGAGAAACGCGCCCGTCTCTCCCTTCGAACTGGAAGAGGCGCTGGACCGCAGCGCTCCTAGTGAAGCGGCGCGGttcaagcagcgcgctgcgtacgACTTGCTCGTCCTCTACGacgagcgcacgcgcgcgtttggcaaCGCCGGCGCATTCACGCCGGAGCAAACGGTGCTCGATACCCTCGTGCGCGCACTTCGTCCCGATCTCTTGCATGCACcagtgctgctgcgcggtgGCTACGATTCCTGGTCGCGCGCCGTTGGCGATGCGGGGATTGTCGCGACCCCCGGCGCGACGCCCCCCGACTTGCTCGAGACGGTGCGCCAATCGCGGCACAATACGTACCATGTCAATGTGCCTTCcaagccgcagcgcacctATCAGCCGCCACGCCCCACGAGCCGCGAAATTCCCGCGTCGCTCTTGTCTGGCGGTGGCGCGCCGGAGCATGCCCATACAGGGAtcgcgcaagtgccgcagGCTACGCCAGCGCCGTCCTCCTCTGTATACCGAATTCCAGCTTCGCtcagcgctgcaggacagcggcctgcagcgccgcgccgctttctgGACGCCCGCCACGAGGTCCGCATTGGCCTCTCTGGCCTGCGCAACTTTGGGAATACCTGCTACATGAACGCTACGCTGCAGTGCCTGAGCGCCACTGTCGTCCTCTCGCGCTACATGATTGAAGGGCGGTACAAGAAAGCGATTAATTTGCACAATCcgcttggcacgcgcggcgtgcttgccAGTGCGTTTGCCCACCTGCTGCAGACCATGTGgtcgcagcagcacgcgtCAGTATCGCCACACGTGTTCCGCCAAGCGATCGGCCGCTTTGCACCGGCGTTTAGCGGGGGAGAGCAGCAGGACAGCCAAGAGTTTCTCACGTTTCTCCTGGATGGAATCCACGAGGATTTGAaccttgtgcagcagcgcccgACGACCGAGCTGggcgacgcgcagcaggaAGAGCTGAACCGACTTCCTCCGCAGCTCGCGAGTATCGCAGAGTGGGGCATGTACCGCCGCAGGAACGACAGCGTGGTGGTCGATGCATTTCAGGGCCAGCTGCGGAATCAGCTGCAGTGTCTGACGTGTGGATACACGAGCAGGACGTACAATGCATTCCTTTCTCTTTCTCTACCCGTCCCGCACGGACGCGGCATGACGCAGGCGGCACTGCAGCAGTGCCTCGACAtgtttgtgcgcgaggaaatCCTCGACAAAAGCAACGCGTGGCGATGCCCAAAGTGCAAAAAACCGCGCAGGGCAACCAAGCGGCTcagcctcgcgcgcctgccaCCGATCCTGGTCGTGCACCTCAAACGGTTCATGATCAAGGGGCCTGTCACGAACAAAATTAGTACCCCCGTCATGTTCCCGACGACCGGACTTGATCTGTCCAACTATATGCCgccgcctttgccgccAGGTACTGCGGTCCAGGGAATCCCAAGTAGTGAGTCGCAGCGGCCGCCGTACTTGTACGACCTTTACGCTGTGACGCACCATTTTGGGTGTCTTACGTCGGGACACTACACCGCGACGATCCGGACGCAGGACGACTGGTTCTACTGCGATGAttcgcgcattgcacgcagcgaTCTCGCCCAGTTGCAGGGTGAGTCGCCGTACGTGCTGTTCTTTCGACGCCGTCCTATATAG